One Apteryx mantelli isolate bAptMan1 chromosome 22, bAptMan1.hap1, whole genome shotgun sequence genomic region harbors:
- the SLC46A1 gene encoding proton-coupled folate transporter gives MAAPPQPPPPPPPPPPAAAAPPPPAAPPPAGRCRRLPAVEPLLFLATVALSLQGPLATQYLWDRLGADLGYSGLNASGAAGCGNGSGNGSSGADAPRQEVEALVSHWNLYINLGGFFVGLFSVTLFGPWSDSIGRRPVLVLPAVGMALQAAIYLLVMYLRLHVGYFLLGRILCGLMGDYNLILASCFAYVADTSDKRARTFRVAILEACLGIAGMLASIGGGQWRKAQGYINPFWLVFAASLAAALYAVFCLQESVKQRKPAKLFTLSHYMAVYRLYTTPEHQSSRQKLALYSVAFFLIVTVHFGTRDLYVLYELGSPLCWASDLIGYGSAASYLAYLSSLAGLRALQLCLEDTWVAEIGLISNISGLVVISLAATTPLMFTGYGILFLSMAATPVIRAKLSKLVNETEQGALFASVACVEGLCSLVAAGVFNSLYPASLHFMRGFPFLFGALILLIPAAIIGWIEVWDSKLEYSHFSRSSLSLADS, from the exons AtggccgccccgccgcagccccccccgccgccgccgccgccgcccccggccgccgccgcccccccgccgccggccgcccccccgcccgccggccgctgccgccggctgCCCGCCGTCGAGCCGCTCCTCTTCCTGGCCACCGTGGCCCTCAGCCTCCAGGGCCCGCTCGCCACCCAGTACCTCTGGGACCGGCTGGGCGCCGACCTCGGCTACAGCGGCCTCAACGCCAGCGGCGCCGCCGGCTGCGGGAACGGCAGCGGGAACGGCAGCAGCGGCGCCGACGCCCCGCGGCAG GAAGTGGAGGCCTTAGTCTCCCACTGGAACCTTTATATCAATCTGGGAGGCTTCTTCGTTGGTCTCTTCTCCGTGACTCTCTTTGGGCCATGGAGCGACAGCATAGGTCGCCGTCCagtgcttgtcctgcctgcagtaGGTATGGCCTTGCAAGCGGCCATCTATCTTCTCGTCATGTACCTGCGGTTGCACGTTGGCTATTTTCTCCTTGGACGCATTTTGTGTGGCCTCATGGGAGACTACAACCTGATCCTGGCTAGCTGCTTCGCCTATGTGGCCGACACCAGCGACAAACGCGCACGTACGTTTCGCGTAGCCATTCTCGAGGCCTGCCTTGGCATAGCAGGCATGTTAGCCAGCATTGGTGGTGGCCAGTGGCGCAAAGCGCAGGGGTACATCAACCCCTTTTGGCTAGTGTTTGCTGCCAGTCTTGCTGCTGCtctctatgctgttttctgtcttcaGGAATCAGTGAAGCAGCGGAAACCAGCCAAGCTGTTCACTCTCAGTCATTATATGGCTGTGTACAGGCTATACACAACTCCAGAACACCAGAGCTCCAGGCAGAAGCTTGCACTCTACTCCGTGGCTTTCTTTCTTATTGTCACTGTACACTTTGGAACCAGGGACCTCTATGTTTTGTATGAACTTGGCTCCCCTCTCTGCTGGGCCTCTGATCTCATCGGGTATGGTTCAGCAGCTAGTTACCTGGCTTACCTGagcagcctggcagggctgcGGGCGCTGCAACTGTGCCTTGAAGACACCTGGGTGGCAGAGATAGGACTGATCTCCAATATTTCCGGACTGGTTGTGATTTCTCTTGCTGCTACAACACCACTGATGTTTACAG GTTATGGGATTCTGTTCCTTTCCATGGCAGCCACCCCAGTCATCAGAGCCAAACTCTCCAAGCTGGTGAATGAGACAGAACAGG GTGCGCTCTTTGCTTCTGTTGCCTGTGTGGAAGGGCTGTGTTCACTTGTGGCTGCAGGAGTGTTCAACTCACTCTATCCTGCCAGCCTGCACTTCATGAGgggattcccctttctctttGGGGCTCTGATTCTTCTTATTCCAGCAGCTATTATTGG gTGGATAGAAGTCTGGGACTCAAAGCTTGAATACAGTCACTTCTCACGTTCTTCCCTGTCACTTGCAGACAGCTGA
- the SARM1 gene encoding NAD(+) hydrolase SARM1: MVLTLLVSVYKLCLFFAMSGAERLAVPDCVSQPGWWAGGGSSRERREVSPGVNTDVQAALDRILPALHLAISSAKQAAGPAELRRAIAEVFQLVEEAWGMPTLGRDVAKVLCDAIRLEGGLDLLLNLLHTAELETKCQAGKLLEQILVAENRDRIARIGLGVILNLAKERDIPQLAQSISGILEHMFKHTEETCFQLISDGGLDAILYWCRWTDPIVLRHCAMALANCAMYGGQANQRLMIEKKTAEWLFPLVFSRDDELIRLHACLAITVLATNKEIEKEVERSGTLALVEPFIASLDPGQFACDMLDSSDNSQGRTADDLQRLVPLLDSSRLEAQCIAAFYLCTEAAIKTRQKKTKIFSEIGATQSLKRIVCYSTSSTTSSLAKKVLRMIGEEVPRRILPTVPNWKTFEVQTWLQQIGFNKYCQRFLDHQVDGDILLRLTEKELQEDLGMDSSITRKRFFRELTELKTFANYSTCDRSNLADWLGSIDPKFRQYTYNLLTCGINRNFLHRVTEQQLQEDCHIDMGFHRVRILSAAREMLHSPITLQTSSNGTDVFISYRRSTGSQLASLLKVHLQLHGFSVFIDVEKLEAGKFEDKLIQSVMSARNFVLVLSPNALDKCMGDPECKDWVHKEIVTALNSGKNIVPVTDHFEWPDPQTLPEDMRAVLKFNGIKWSHEYQEATIDKIIRFLQGRSSRDSSAGSENGLDCLPSLGQT; this comes from the exons atggtgctcACCCTGCTCGTCTCCGTCTATAAACTGTGCCTGTTCTTCGCCATGTCGGGGGCGGAGAGGCTGGCGGTGCCGGACTGCGTGAGCCAGCCAGGCTGGTGGGCAGGCGGGGGGAGCTCCAGGGAGCGCCGCGAGGTTTCCCCCGGGGTGAACACGGACGTGCAGGCGGCCCTAGACCGGATCCTGCCCGCCCTGCACCTGGCCATCTCCTCTGCCAAGCAGGCGGCTGGTCCCGCGGAGCTGAGGAGGGCCATCGCGGAGGTCTTCCAGCTGGTGGAGGAAGCCTGGGGGATGCCCACGCTGGGGAGGGATGTGGCCAAAGTGCTGTGCGATGCGATCCGCCTGGAGGGCGGCCTGGACCTGCTGCTGAACCTGCTGCACACGGCGGAGCTGGAGACCAAATGCCAGGCAGGAAAACTCCTCGAGCAGATCCTGGTGGCAGAAAATAG GGACCGGATTGCTCGGATTGGTCTGGGAGTGATCCTGAATTTAGCCAAGGAGCGAGACATTCCCCAGCTGGCGCAGAGCATCTCTGGCATCCTGGAGCACATGTTCAAACACACCGAGGAGACCTGTTTCCAGCTTATCTCTGATGGAGGCCTGGATGCTATCCTCTACTGGTGCCGCTGGACAGACCCTATCGTGCTGCGTCACTGTGCCATGGCCTTGGCCAACTGTGCCATGTACGGAGGGCAGGCCAACCAGCGCCTCATGATTGAGAAAAAGACGGCAGAGTGGCTTTTCCCATTGGTGTTCTCAAGGGATGATGAGCTGATCCGCCTGCACGCGTGCCTGGCCATCACGGTGCTGGCCACCAACAAAGAAATTGAGAAGGAGGTGGAGCGGTCAGGGACCTTAGCTCTAGTGGAGCCCTTCATCGCCTCTCTGGATCCTGGGCAGTTTGCGTGTGACATGTTGGACAGCAGTGACAACAGCCAGGGAAGGACAGCTGATGACCTGCAGCGCCTGGTACCCTTGCTGGACAGCTCGCGGCTGGAGGCACAGTGTATCGCTGCCTTCTACCTCTGCACAGAGGCTGCCATCAAAACcaggcagaagaaaacaaag ATTTTCAGTGAGATTGGGGCTACACAGAGCCTGAAGAGGATAGTGTGCTACTCCACCAGCAGCACCACCTCTTCCCTGGCCAAAAAGGTGCTGCGCATGATAGGGGAGGAGGTGCCTCGGCGCATCCTGCCCACTGTTCCCAACTGGAAAACCTTTGAGGTGCAGACGTGGCTGCAGCAGATCGGAttcaacaaatactgccagagatTCCTG GACCACCAGGTGGACGGGGACATACTCCTGCGACTGACGgagaaggagctgcaggaagATTTGGGGATGGACTCCAGCATCACTCGGAAGAG GTTTTTTCGGGAGCTGACAGAACTTAAGACATTCGCAAACTATTCCACCTGCGACCGCAGCAACCTGGCTGACTGGCTGGGCAGCATCGACCCCAAGTTTCGCCAGTACACATACAACCTACTCACGTGTGGCATCAATCGCAATTTCTTGCACCGTGTGacggagcagcagctgcaggaggacTGCCACATTGACATGGGTTTCCACCGCGTCCGAATTCTCTCTGCTGCTAGGG aaatgcTTCACTCCCCTATAACACTGCAAACTTCATCCAATGGGACTGATGTATTTATCAGCTACCGGAGGAGCACCGGGTCCCAGCTAGCCAG CCTGCTGAAGGTCCACCTGCAGTTGCACGGCTTCAGTGTGTTCATCGATGtggagaagctggaggcagggaaGTTTGAGGACAAGCTGATCCAGAGCGTCATGAGTGCCCGCAATTTTGTGCTGGTCCTCTCGCCAAATGCACTGGATAAATGCATGGGAGACCCTGAATGCAAGGACTGGGTGCACAAG GAGATTGTGACAGCCCTGAACTCTGGAAAGAACATTGTGCCGGTTACAGACCATTTTGAGTGGCCCGATCCACAGACACTTCCCGAGGACATGAGAGCTGTCCTGAAATTTAATGGCATCAA ATGGTCCCATGAGTACCAGGAGGCCACAATTGACAAAATCATCCGCTTTCTCCAGGGCCGTTCCTCCCGGGACTCTTCGGCTGGGTCAGAGAATGGCCTGGACTGCTTGCCCTCTCTTGGGCAGACCTAG